The Lycium barbarum isolate Lr01 chromosome 11, ASM1917538v2, whole genome shotgun sequence genome contains the following window.
ATTTTACCCCTGCCCTCCCTATCTTCTTCCACCACCACCACCTCCTCCTCTACTACCACCCTCCTTATGCCCACCGCCATTTTCACAAACTCAAACTTAAGGCTGGTGCACTGATTTCCCAGTAGCATAAATTTAGTACTTGAATatcaaattcctttttttttgtgtgtgtatgtgtgtgtagaaattggcTATTTACGGAAGAATGATGAAATCTTCTAGCATATGTGTAAACGCACCTGTTTATGGTGGTGCAGTGAGCGGTACTATCCACACGAGATTTCTgactctcctttttttttccccttcttaTCAATTCAACATAACCGTTTacaattttaatagaaaaaaattatCTAACAAATTTTTCATTTCCAGATCTCTTAGGTTTAATTtttacataaaataaaaaaaatcaaaatcaatgGACCATTTCGTTATTTACCTCCTTCGTCTACTATTACTAATGAACTGGTGTGGTGGTTTCTTTAATGAGTTGTAACTATTGCTTATTGTGAATTGGTCTCCCGTTAAGTTTAGGGACATAAAAAGAAATTGAATTGTTATTGGGTGAACCACTTGACTTTCTTATGATGGAATGGTTCAGTAAACGATGATACATATTCTTCTGCTATTAACAACATTTGCACTGAATAATAATTTTGGGTCGACAGAGTTAGGTTAGATGTAAAATAGATCAAATTTAATATGGAGGTATGTCGATTATGAAGGTAGAGATACCATTTTATTAACGGCTGAGGCATGTTTTATTTTATCATCATGGCAGTCCATGTTAACATAAATTTAGTACTTGAATATCAAATTTCTCAGTGCACCGGCTTTAAGTTTGAGTTTGTGAAAATGGTGGTGGGCATAAGGAGGGTGGTAGTAGAGAAGGAGGTGGTGGTGGAAGAAGATAGGGAGAGGAGGGGTAAAATTGAATTGGTTAGTGAGGTGGCATGTCACATGACATTTATTTCATTAAAATATTAATGCCATGTGAGATTTGACTCCATCTTGGTCAACTTTAACtatggaggggtatatttgaacccaacgTATaatgacaggggtatatttggaccaaaAGTATAACGAGGAGTATATTTAATCATTttccgatagtacaggggtatatttggcccttttacGAATATTCAAAGATTTGTAAGTTGATgctatatttataacaaatttactcttaccaaccatgtgggaggattatattaaaaagtagttacactacaactcatgttcaattttttaaattattgaataaaaatttgatcaattgatgttagatttttttttaaaagacctTCTTGtagtgtattaattttgttatgaattatgatttgctcatttgataAGACTGTATAACAATTGGGAAAGTTTTGATGGTTTTCGTAACTTGTGGGTTTTTTATCTCTATGAGAAAAACACAActaaagaaatccaaattgcatgtccaaacaaaacttcaacttcaaatcatcacGATTTCAAATTATGTCCAAACGGCTTCTAGCAAAATGAAGGCCAAGTAGATCGACAGGCTAATAAATttgtcatttattttatttaaatatcggaattatgacttgttttaattGAACATTTGATACATGGTAAAATATTTGTATTAGACACTTTCGACTCTAATTTTAAAAAAACTTATGTGTGTGTTCTCAAACCCCATTATGTAGAATATGAGTTCGTAACATAAAATATGTCACAtcttttaattatacacatcaatcTCAATTGAACAGACATGTGAGTCTACAACTTATTAAGGCTAATCCGTCTAATAAAAGAGGTAATATATTTTAAGTGGTTAATCTACATAATTGATGTTTGAGAACATATGTATAAGTTTTCTCGAAATTTGAGTCAGAAGTGTGTAATAGAAATATTTTATCATGTGTTTAGATACTCAATTAGATCATGTCGTAGTTTGAATGTCTAAAAGAAATAAATATACCAGGAAGGTTCACAGGTCGTCAATGTATTCCACCAACTTTGTTAAAGCCTATGTTTTTTGGGTTAAATTGTCGGATATTTAAAGTTTATGGAAAAGATGATTAATTTGAATTGATGTTAAGTAAATTTAATATTAGGTTCAAGTAGGGTGTTTTTGTGAGAAGTGTGAGTTCGCATGTACTCACTTTTCCCTCCTACATCATATATACTCATCAAAAATAACGTTTAGCAATACTCCTCAACAACCTGAAGTATACAATTTACTCTAAAATTTTTATAGAAGAATAATGTGGTATTCCCTTATattcttaggggtcgtttggtgcatggtataagctgggttatctCAGCACTATTTTTTTATACCATGCTTGGTAGAAgttataaatttatcctgggataaatttataccttgtaccaaacaaaaTATAAAATGCATCCCATGGTATAGGCTGGGATATAACTTCTTATACCACTTATCCTAAGACTATTTTATACCATTTagaagatggtataaaatagtctCAAGATATGAGATAAATTAGTCTCGAGATTATATTCCCGAGATAATTTTGGCCATGTACTAAACGACCACTTATAGCTTAGAGTCACCCCATGATAACCAACTATGTATGTATGTCAATTATAACCAACCATTTAATGACCTAAGAAACTCTATTCTTTTTAGATTGAATTACACTGGGCAAGGTTTTAAGCTATTCATTTATATTTCACGACAACATAAAGCTTAAACTCATTACCAAGAGTTGAGAGATTTCATTTTGATCAATCATTAATTTCACGAGCTTTTAATCATACGCAATATCTTTTCAACCATTGTCATGAGGCCATGAGCGGCAATATCAAGTCAAAGAAAATTCTTACACCATATTCTTTAAAAGGATATCCTATTGACAATTTATGATAGTTATATAACCATTTGTAATTATCCAATTAGTCGGTGCAACAATCATATCACTATatgcattatatatttatgtgatTTAGTTAATGAGATCGTCTCATCTTTATCCTATAACTATACAGACAATCACATAAATATTAATCTAGCTGAATCATTAATGTCCTAACTAATGCTGCTATGATTAAGAATAATTTCTAATTAAGTTATAAGGGACGTGACCATCATAATCATGATCTCCATCGTGATGACTAATCCCAAAACTTAATCAAAATCATCTTATTATATAATCAAACAATTGAAAACTAGTATGATAAAAGAATTTCAGATGACATGTatttatcaaataatattcacaaatttGTGCACAAATAATCATATGGAAACTGAATCCATGGTATGCCAAATACTCTCTCCCTCCACGTTACTTGTTCATGTTTGGCttgaagcaataaataaaataataatttaactATATTACACCTTATTATTACAAGTCATCTCAATTATTGAAAAGCCAATAAGAAATACTTAGCGCTTAATGATAAGGGCAAAATGGATACAAAATAATAAATTATCTCTTAACTCTTCAAACCGAGCAAGTAAAAGTGGATATTTATTTTCAGTACTATGGACAAGTAAAATTGAacgagagagagatagagagagtatATCCTATTCCCTTCggtctaaaataaataaatttttgagACTTTATAGAAAGGGGACGATAGGGGCAGGAGAAGCTATTCATTTGGGCCAGCGTCTTTCTTTTTGTAGGTTGATGGACGATGATGTTCCAGTGTTTTCCTTTTATGAAATCTCACCCTTTCCTGTTGGTCCATGATAAATGAATTGTCTTAAATTCCAAAAATAAATCCAATATTTCCTTTCAGAATTACCCTTGACTTTTCAACTATTTTATACACTTTCTAGGAGTATAGTAAAGTATTAAATAAAGAGAGTATATTTCGAGGCATAAATTAGACTAATTGTAAAAAAGTAATATTGTCAAATGAGCCTTTAATTGTTGTAATGAGCAGGgacttagtagctcagttggttggctatatGAAATTTCACCTTATTGATGAGGGTtcaatccccacattgtaatcccctcccctaTTTTTTCTTCCCCTTCCCCCATGtaataaaaatcatttaaaaaaaaataaaaaattgctgTAATGAATTAACTTTGTTACGAACTTGTCACGCTACAAAAATTCAtttaggcttaatacctagatggacccttaaacttggcatgttttgtaagatagacatataaacttataaggtgaccagatagacacttaaacttactcaaagtgtatttttcaagtttttcagttgttttgaaaacaaaaattatatttttcaaacactcacaattttcatggccaaacaagccctaaatatatcacaaaatatttttttttaaaatgcaaaaataaggcaaacgcatatacatgagactataaatgtgcacttaaaccaataaatactcgctaatcgcaattttgcagctttcaattaactcggatttttttttacacttgaataattaaaaaacaataactttaaccaataaaaatccttaaaaaaagaaatttcaaattaagaaatttctaagttcagtatttcaagtgtaaaagaaatttcaaattaagaaaactgtaaagccgagaagaaaatccttaaaaaaaagaaatttcttaatttgaaatttctttttttaaggatttttattggttaaagttattgttttttaattattcaagtgtaaaaaaaaaccgagttacttgaaagctgcaaaattgcgattagcgagtatttattggtttaagtgcacatttatagtctcatgtatatgcgtttgccttatttttacattttaaaaaatatattttgtgatatatttagggcttgtttggccatgaaaattgtgagtgtttgaaaaatatagtttttgttttcaaaacaactgaaaaacttgaaaaatacactttgagtaagtttaagtgtctatctggtcaccttataagtttatatgcttatcttataaaatatgccaagtttaagggtccatctggatATTAAGCCATTCATTTATTTTGAGAGGAGGTAACAATTAGTACAAAGTACGCATCGATTATTAATTAGTACAAGGGCAGAGGTTTTAAAGCATTTAGCAGCGGTTTGTTCAACTAAAAGAACAGCAGTAAAAAAAACATCGAAAGTACATCCAAACCCCTTGCTTCACTTTTGTCTCTGATATTTCCTTCTTCTTCCTCCTATATGCATAAACCCTAAATCCCTCACATAATAATAATGTACTCTATTATAGCCCGATCACGATTTCGAATTCCTTCGTCAGTTTCGAGAACTAATCGAAATCGATTATCATCGACCGCCGCTCTCCTCCAAGACCAGCCACCACCTCCTCCACAACCGTCGGCCACCGAGAACAAGTCATGGAATATTCTAAAGTACAGTCTTGTTGCTGCCCTCACTGGTGGTGTTGCCACTGCCGGTTACGCTACTTACGGTACTCTTGTCATTTAATAATTGTCTTCCATTTCAGTATTATTATTGATAGAGCATATCATTGTAGTACTCAATTTTGGATGTGGGATTTGGACTTCATTATGCACCTCTCAAGATAAGATATTATCTGAGAGcttgtttggattggcttattttaggtgctttaaAGCTGAAATAGCTTTTAAACACTTTTGTAGGGTTTGGGTCAAGATAAAAAAGTGCTTTTGCCAAAAGCCATAACCTATGGCTTTTGCTTATAAACCATAAGTTATAAGAccatccaaacaggctataagattAGCAAAGTAGCTATGATCTATCCTTGTGTTACCTGATCAGAAAATGTCGAAGGATATTTGTGTATGAAAACACTGCTAACCGGATAGTATACTCGGGTCTATTACACTTTTGATACTGCCATTTAAACCTGTCTTACATTTCAGTTGTATTACTTGGATTGATTGATGAAGGAAAAATGTTCTATTTAGAACATCATAAATCTTTGAATGCTGTCTACAATCTCCATTATATGAAAATAGCTAGCAGCACCACTATTTATAATAGTACGAaacctactttttttttttccttcttttgatGTCAAGGGAGCCCGCAGCTGCTACCCTTTGGGTGTGCACAGGGTAAACCCGGTTTCTGTGCagtagctcgcaaaccacacaaataacccgcactaggcaagccttGTGCGACGAGATCGACCCAGAAGGAAAATCCCCTGCTTTTTGTAGaaagggggtttcgaacctgagacctccattatggaagcccccatgctcaaccaactgagccacccttgatTTTGCCATTTAAAATTGTCTTCCATTTCAGTATTATTATTACTTTGCATTGATAGAGGATTTTGTGGCTATCATTTGTACTAAACTTAAACGTGGGATTGATAGGATTTGAAGAACAAAGGAAAGGAATTTGCAAAAAGAAGTTAGCCAGCTAGGAAGAAAGTAAAAATTAGGGAATTTCAAGCCTTCTCAACAGTTCATATACTCAGTCTGCTTACCAAAAGCATGACTAGTAAGATTGAACCCCAAGTGCTGAATAGAGAAATACAAATAGGCAAATCCAATACACATCAGGAAGGTGTACACGCATTAAGCAATAATTATTTGGATAAAATAATTAGTACATTGTTAGTTAATATGTCCAATGGCGGGCTTAGGTACTGGTGCTCATAATGGACTTGATATGGAATAGTTTCTGTGAAAAATGCAAAGAGGTCAAGGACTGGTGGGTTTTTCTTTATCATTAATATTCTGTTGGTATTATGTGCATATCATTTCATGAAAACTGACATATCCTTGATCTACAGCATATTCGTTGGATGAAGTTGAGGAGAAGACCAAGGCTTTGCGTGCATCTGCAAACTATACTGCTGGTGATAATGCGGCTGGTTTTGATGTTAGTCTGGATTACTCTAATTTATTTTCACTGCACAAGTTTGTGTTATCCTGAGCTTTTTAAACTAATGTCAAAGTAATTGTTTATTTGGCACAAGGAGTAATGCACAATTACATctaaaaggaaagaaaataaagaagattaTATGCATATAAGCAACATTTAGCTCGAGTCAGTGGTGGATAGATTATGCACATCTTAGCTGCAACCATCTACTTAAATCATTTGTTTGGTTTGTGCTTACTTTATTTTACCTTGTCGGTAAATGTGTACTCTTCAAAAGTTGAAAAGGAATATGAGTGAGATGATAGGATATATTAATGCCGCCATCATAACCATGTACTGCTCAAACAATGCACAGATATTGGCAGGAATTGGTTGAAACTTTTATAGGGCTCATGAACGCACTCCTTCCGCCAATTTGATTCGAGGGAGAGATAAACTAGTTGCCCTTTTGTAATTAAAATCTCATGTGCATGAGTCAGAATCTCATTTTCTAAGAGCAAATGCGTCAACCAACTTTATAATTGTTTGTTTGTCTATAGAGTAATCTGCACAGACTCAATGGATTGGAGAAGTTTTATTCTGTTACCGGTTCTTGTTGAAGAAATTTCATGATATTCAGTTGCCTATTCTTTTTGCAGAAATTTCAAGCTTTGCTATACTCCTCTGCAATGACAGGTTGGTTTTAATTTCGAGTTCTCTCCATCTAATCCAAGGACATGAACTTATGCTTGTTGCGCGCTCTCAGTTGTGTGCAATATATAGATATAATACACATTGTTGTCTTCAAACTTTTTATTTTCTATTTGTTGCATGATATCTTTGGCAACTAGTCAAGGAGGTGTCCATAAACTTGTGTTCCCTTTAGTCATGAATTATGCCGTTGTTGGCGCATCAAAAGCTTCTGCTGCActaacccgcaagggtggctcagttggttgagcatggggctttcataatgaaggtctcaagttcgaaaccccctgcctacaatagcaggggatttgccttctgggtcaagCTCGTCGCACAGGGCTTGTCTTGTGCGGGTTACCTCTcatgtgtggtttgcgagctattgcataggagctgggtttaccctgtgcgcacccgaagggtagcggctgcgggttccaatttcattaaaaaaaaaaaaagcctctgCTGCGCTGCGGGGGATGGGGATTGTCTGTCTTGTACTAGCTTGTCATGGAATGTGAATGATATGTGGGACTGTCGCAATGCCTAATGTTCGGGCATATAACATGATCCACGGGTTTCACACGGTTTACTACACGTCTCattgatatgatttatgagtttaactATGTCCATTCTGGAACTACTGATTAAAAGTAGGAAATAAAAAAATTGTGTTCAATGCTTGGTTTTTTCCTGGGTTTTGGTGTTAATGGAAGCAAGTATAAGGAAGGATGAAAATACTCATTCTAGGACgtaataatatatttttaattatGTTGATCATATTTCTTGGTAAATGATTTATTGTAATGGTGTAATTatattttcttaattattttgataacatttatttgaaaaTGATTTCCTATAATGGtataattatattttattatttttgttgaTAATGATCTTTTGTAGTGCATTCTTtggtagttttcttgggttaatCTTACTCCTGTTctctatttttattttgataTGTTGATTCTCTTCTTCTGAAAATTCCAGTGCCTGCCAAGTTAGTTGAGCTTTACATAGATCTCAGGCGCATGACTGAAGAACAAGTTCGAGTTGAGTAATTATgcacctttttatttttattgttgttgttgtgtagcTTTTATAAGCCTTGTTCTTCTTGCATATCAGCTACATCCAATTACATCTAAGATCTTTTTGACTGCTGTAGGGTTTTAGTGAACCAACATCAGACAAGCTCCTGCCAGATTTGCATCCATTGGAGCAGCATGTCTTTACGCTCGTTCTTGATGTGAGTGAGACATTGGTCTACTCTGACTGGAAGGTAAAATTTCTAGTAGTGAACTAGCTGGATTTTTCATTTTAATCGCGTGGTTTGAACTTGCTGTAATTGCTTTTTTCGGATCATGTTGAGTATGGAGGATAAGTCGTACCGTTAGATTCTTCCTACTGGTAGAGCTTTTCCCTCCTCAAAGTATTCAGATTGTTCTATCATTTCATTTTTCTGTCACTAATGTGAATTTTTCTGTCCCCTAAAAGCGTGAGAGAGGCTGGAGAACATTTAAAAGACCCGGGGTTGAGGATTTTCTGGAACACTTGGCTCAATTTTTTGAGATCATTGTATACTCTGACCAACAGAATATGGTATTTTTCTCTTCCTTCGTAGCTTCTTCTAGACTTTGTACCAGTTATGTATTTTAAACTTCTGCCTGTGGCTTTTGCAGTATGTTGATCCCATTATTGATAGGTTGGACCCAAAGCAGTGTATTCGGTATAGGCTATCAAGGGGTGCAACTAAATATGTGGGTGGCAAGCATTACAGAGTAGGTGATTTTGCTCATTCTCTAAATTTGGCATTCACCATCGTGTTCTTTATGTATCTTAGATTCATTTAGTTGGTCAATGTCCTTTGTAACTAAAATTCTCTTTTCTTCTCTGTGTCTGCATGGCCGGaattaaccaagaaaaaatcCCATTGCAGACGTTGAATCATAGTTGGAAGAATGGAACTTGTTAATCATGTAGAATACTCTTACAGTCTTACTCCCATATATGTGTTATTCTTCAATCTTTGTAGCAGAAAGTTCCCTCGAATAGGAGCAGACTTGCTGTTTAGGCTGTACCATATTCATTATGACACATTTAGATTCCAAAGTGTGCTATTCATAGCTGATAGCTTTCTCTGGAGTTCAGTAAGAGCCTACCCTTTTATTGAGTTATTGAACTTTTGCTTAGAGGCTTGAGCATCCAGCTTAGTTGTCAATATATAGAGCTACTTCCTTGATGCATGAATGATGCCTTCCTCCCAGAAACTTGTTCTAGTCTTACTATTAGTTTCTGAACAAGTTCTTATGATTTATCATCCTTCGTGATGTGCATCTTTTGGATTAATAGAAATGTTAGACCACATACTTTCTTTTTGCTCAATCTCCAAGATATGCTTCAGCTTCTATGCAAAAATTCTATCAACCTtacctttctttttctcctttttttcatttgtttttatattacttgatgtTCAACTCCTTGCAAATGGTGATAATCAGGATTTCCATTTATGTTTCCTGTCTTTCTATGGTGGGATCCCTCGATTCTTTTCACCTTTCATCTGTTTTATGTTTGACCCCCCTTGTCCTTATTTTCTAACTCCTAACAGACGGTAATGGTTAAGATGTCCATGTTATCTGTGTCTGTTTCTTTTGCAGGACCTCTCCATGCTGAATAGGGATCCATCAAGGATTATATATATTAGTGGTAATGCATTAGAGAGTAGCCTTCAGAAAGAGAATTGCATAGAAATAAAACCATGGAAGGGAGATGTTGAAGATACCTCACTTTTGGATCTTATCCCATTTCTTGAATGTAAGTGTGTCAATAACAAATGAAATACAGAATCAGGTGCTCACCATGTAACTCTCACTTTTAATGACTCCATAACTTGTGCATGCAGACGTTGGGAAGCATAGACCAGGTGATATCCGAACTGTATTAGCTTCATACCAAGGACGTGATATTCCGAAGGAGTTTATTGAACGAACCAAAGAGTACCAGAGGTAAAGTTACTTGTTGATTCTTTTATTAGACATGGCTGTGCTgttgaatattattttaaatccTTGATGACTTGGAGCTTAAGATGCTgctgattttatttatttattattttagtttgtttgtgtgtgtgtgtgtgtggggggggggggggttgagggGTGTACGGAGGTTTATTTGCCCGGGCCAGTCTTACAAAAAATGCATTGGTATTTTTTTTATCCAGGGCCCTTGTAGGGGGGAAAACTGCGTGTTGGAGAGTTAACTGGAAAAAATAACGAGTGGATAGATTAGCTCCAAGTTTGACTTACTTTCCTTTTGTTTCTTAgtgggcgtttggacatgcgatttcatctctgatttcatcttatgagatgaaatcccaaatcatccaaaaaggcatgatttgggatttgaaatcatgatttcaaaaaatataaatgtaaatttGATCCATACTTTTATATTTTGTGggaaaagacccataagttggtagatatatttaccaatcatgtttaccaaccataagttggtagatatattgttCGTACCATGCGggagaggattatattaaagagtagttacattactattcatgttaaattttcctttttattgaactaacgtttgatcaattgatgttgtattttttagaaaggccttctagtagcgtattaattttatta
Protein-coding sequences here:
- the LOC132617349 gene encoding mitochondrial import inner membrane translocase subunit TIM50-like is translated as MYSIIARSRFRIPSSVSRTNRNRLSSTAALLQDQPPPPPQPSATENKSWNILKYSLVAALTGGVATAGYATYAYSLDEVEEKTKALRASANYTAGDNAAGFDKFQALLYSSAMTVPAKLVELYIDLRRMTEEQVRGFSEPTSDKLLPDLHPLEQHVFTLVLDVSETLVYSDWKRERGWRTFKRPGVEDFLEHLAQFFEIIVYSDQQNMYVDPIIDRLDPKQCIRYRLSRGATKYVGGKHYRDLSMLNRDPSRIIYISGNALESSLQKENCIEIKPWKGDVEDTSLLDLIPFLEYVGKHRPGDIRTVLASYQGRDIPKEFIERTKEYQRRMQEQKQHGRFWRR